The Juglans regia cultivar Chandler chromosome 6, Walnut 2.0, whole genome shotgun sequence genome contains the following window.
GATGGAGAAGGCATTacatgagaagaaaatttttaaacacAACTACGTTTGGAGCAATTCTGTTggacccccacgtcgagttaCCTCTAGAGATGTcgcacatgccctagtcatggtgGGGACATGCACCTTGGCTAACCCACAAgcatgccttggctcgtgggaTGATACGcacggggcgcccagcatgcatgcatgccttgggcCACGCGATGGCACACACGGGACGCCCAGCATGCGGGCCAGCGAGGTTAGTGAGCATCTGCCCATGCGCGCAACACTGCGCCACGCGCCCATGCACGCGGCATTGCACGCAACAGCGCGTTGCACAGGCTGGCTTATTCCAGTGCGTAGGCCCATGCGCACCTTGATGGGTCACTTGGCCTTGCGCGCGCCCATGTGCCGCAAGGCCATGCGTAGCACATCCAACCCACACAGTGCGTGCGCACGCGCCCGGCAACTACCGCACACCAgcaaggttagtggcatgcctcacagcatgtcatccagcgcacggctccagctcGTGCCTTGCGGAGCAAgtcagtggcatgcccaccaggcatgccatctagcgcatggctccagcccatgccttgcaacCTCAACACACGAGCCACCAGCTTGGGCCATGCAACCAGCGCCTAAGCCACCAGCCTAAGCCATGCATCGCACCACcatggctcaccatcagcaagccatgccACAACACCTAACCATGGATCAACCCGAAGATCACCATGCACCAACCTAGCCCATCATGGGCCATGCATGCCACAGCTAGACTTGGTCCATGACCATtatcatgttatttattttatttatttaatttgatttatttatttattttcaatggaCCCAGTAGGGGTTTCCAAATTGTATTGCTTAAAAATTAGACTTCATTCACTTGCCTTAgaatcttttggcaaatttcctaaaagaaaaactattgtttgagagatcataaATGGTGTTTTTGCACTTGAGATTTTTGGGTaaaattcgtgaatcccaaagagaggaTTACACCTTGCAATTCATGAATAGGTGTAATTCACTTATCTTattttcttgcaacttggtgcaatccATGAATCCAAActgtatttatcaatatatgaggtttattcaattcTTTTGCAATTCGTGAATTAAGTGTTGGATTATCCTTATTGTTatttgttcattcaagttcttaagTTTCATacttttgttcttgagtgttcttcatTGTATTCTTAGTGTTCTTCATAATTTTGCTCTTCCAATCCATTAAATCCTAGAAGTCAACCCACACTTGTGtttgtcaactttccataaattgttTGCCTCATCATATTTTGCCCTAGCCGAACACAAGACCCttgtcatcttcaaatccaatttCGGCAATCACTTGCCTTGTTGGATTTGCCCTAGCCGCCCAACATACTTTCCATAATTAGtgttcctataatttaggagCCCTAATTGTTTCTTCTTACTCCTATAGCCGACCATACACATCATCTTTGACTTCCAACTTTCCTAAAAACTCTCACTAGCCATACTCGACCCAACCTAGCCGTACAAACCCCTAAACCCTAATTGCAAACCCTAGCCATCCATCAACCTTTCCAAACCCCAAGtccaagtggcgccaaccctagcCCCCACTAGTGCCATGCGCCCCTTACTCCATTGTAGCCCATACACTTCCTTGACCTAGTTCACCCTTCCATACATCCATCCTAGCCTAAACACCTAACCTCACCATATCAAAGTGGTCATCTTGACCACCATTGATCAAGAACCAAGCAAAAGAGGAACAAAGATTCGGTCATCACAAGGCTACCATTGGAGTGGAAatcatagtgtttagggacttgaccgaggtccctaacaaaTTCTCTTGGAGACCATGTCTGGATAACCTAGTTTTTAGTCGATTGACCAGCAAGAAGCAAGTTGGCTAGAGCGGCCATTTGAGGAGGTGAAGATTCACAAGGTGTTGAGAAGTATAGCAAGTGACAAAGCTCCAACTCCGGATGGATTCACTATGGTCTTCTTTAAGGCATGTTGTGAGGTAGTTAAAGATGACATCATGAGCTTCTTCCATGAGTTTCATGAACAATGTATGTTTGAAAAAAAGCCTAAATGCTAACTTCATTGCTCTTATCCCAAAGAAGCCAGGGGTGATGGAGATTAAGGACTTACATCCAATTAGCTTGGTGAGCACTATTTACAAAATCCTTTCGAATGTATTGGTTAATAGATTGAGTACGGTATTGGAGAAAATCATATCCAAGCCTCAGCGCATTCATAAGAGGTTAACAAATCCTTGACTCGGTGCTCATggccaatgaatgtttggagagtCACATCAAGTCGGGTGAACCAAGATTATTATGCAaacttgacatggagaaggcctatAATCATGTAAACTAGAATTTTTTGTTACACATGCTTGAGAGGTGAGGACTTGGAGCAAGATGGTGTTCTTGGATCAAATTTTGCATCTCCATCGTATGTTTCTCTATTTTGGTTTCTTCAGCAACTCAAGGGGTGTGAGGCAAGGTGATCTCTTATCTCCATTactatttgttttcataatggaAGCTTTTAGTAAAATGATAGCAAGTCTCGTGAAAGGGGGATGCACGAATTGGCACACTTGAGATGACCAACCccctatttgcagatgacaatCTTGTATTCTGTGGCTAGTTGTAGCCACATTCAAGCTTTGTGGACCCTTTTACCATGATTTGAAGCAATATCAGGCTTGAAAGTGAATCTTACTAAGTCAAAGTTAGTTCCGGTTAGAAATGTTCCAAGTGTTTTGAGTTTGGCCAATATTATAGGGTGCAAAGTCTTCACTCTACCAATGAAGTATCTCAATTTTCCATTGGGTGCCACCTATAAGTCACagtctatttgggatggggtgttGGAAAAATGGAGTGTAAACTAGCGGGTTGAAAGAGACTTTATTTGTCCAAAGATGGCAGAGTTACGTTGATCAGAAGTACTTTATCCAACCTGCCTACTTACTTCCTATCTTTATTTCCAATACCAAGTAAGGTGGCTCACCGATTAGAGAAATTGCAAAGAGATTTCCTAAGGGGGGAATAGACgaagaaattaaatttcatttagtgAATTGGGCTACAGTTTGTACCCCAATACGTGAAGGTGGGTTGGTAATTTGGAATTCGTTGGTTTTCAACAAGGCTTTATTTGgtaaatggttatggagatatcatgaAGAGAGAGGAGCTTTGTGGAGGGTGATCattgatttaaaatatggtggattgtggggaggatggtgctcgaatgaggtgagtggacatggggtggggctttggaaacacataagaAGAGGTTGGACCAATCTCCATCAAATAACACAGCTTGGAGTTTGGGATGGCTTTAGAATTAAATTATGGAATGACTTATGGTGTGGAGATCGAATCCTCAAAGAAACCTACCTAATGCCATACAACATCACACAAAGAAAGATAGCAACAGTAGCAGACCCTATGGATATCTCTAGTGGCTCTCCCCAGtggaatattattttccttagaGCTTCCAAGATTAGGAAATTGACACatttacaaatttcttcaatcttGTATACAAGTTGTAGAGTGACTAGAGGAGTGGACAAGATGATGCAGTCACCATCCAAGAAGGGAAAATTTATTGTACAGTCGTACTAtcaggggaggtttggatacaaaaagtcTTTTAACTCATCTTGTCTCATCTAATCATGACAACTTTCcaaaattcttatacaaaatataataaacaattcaactttttcaaatcacaaaacaataataatattaaaaaatagtattctaataatattttattcaactttttttatattggCACCAGGTGCCCAGGAACAGCTGCCCGACTAATATTGGGAGCAAATAGGCCCTCAACAAGGAATTTCCCACAAGTGCgcattgggtaattcaagggaaaaatctctCCATCTGATGGcctctagagattgtttgcactcaatGGGATTTGAACTTTAGACCTAGGGAGCATAACCCCAAGCCCAAGGCAtctaccacttgagccaacccctaagggttcaatattttattcaactttcatctcaactcaactcatcccaCCTCACAATCCAAACCTCCCCggatttgtttgaaaatagatcTTGTCCcaaaattatcatatcatctcatctcatctcatcccatctccttctgaaacataattcaaatataaatattttcaaactaatcattacaactttttcaaactttcaaacaaaaaataaaaaacaattcaactttttcaaatccttaaacaaaataatattataaaattatattctagcaatattttaactttataataatttatatcacTGTATTaaataccgtaccggccggtacggccaaAATATGACGTACCTTCCACTGGTCCGGTACAGGTATTGCATATATTTCGTACCGGCCCAAATACCGGATGGTACCGCCCTATATTTTAGCATGTACCAGCATGTATTttggcctttaattttttttttttttcaaactacaagctcatttttttacctccaattcagactagactatttataatttatatatatttatatataatttattaatatatcgactatctcgaaatGGTACCGTTactaaaatatttcgttccagtacttTGACTAGTACGACGTCTggaacggtattcaaaactttgatttctattcaactttttctctctcatttcctaaaacccaaaaaatactcaactcaaactatctaactactattcacaaattatcttactactattcacaaaattctcatctcactccacAATCAAGCCCTAAGAATCCTGAACCTTTGGCCACATCTAGAGTATGGTAAAGTTGAAGTGGCAAAACTTACAGTCGGGAAGGTTAAGAATCATGATAAACCTATAGTTAAGAATCATGATAAACCTCTGTTTCTCAACCCCTTTTGTTTCTCCTGAGAGTGCTTACAGCCACATATTTCATACCCAAACAAGAAGATAATTAGAAACTTTGAagcatttgaaaaataaaagtagcttACTGCGGCGGGTTCGTTTCTTGTACAAGATACGGTAACCACACTCTCGGCATTGTATCACATCACCTGGCTTCAGTGTGTTCTCCATACCACAGTCTACACCAAATAACCATCACAATCATTTAGAAGCTTGAAAAAGCTTAAATGAATAACTTCAATCAACAAGAAATCCTAAAAAGCAATCGTTTATAAGTATCTGCTTTGCTAGCTCGTTGCcaataaaattaaga
Protein-coding sequences here:
- the LOC108995861 gene encoding DNA-directed RNA polymerases II, IV and V subunit 12, which translates into the protein MDPQPEPVSYICGDCGMENTLKPGDVIQCRECGYRILYKKRTRRIVQYEAR